The following are encoded together in the Panthera leo isolate Ple1 chromosome B4, P.leo_Ple1_pat1.1, whole genome shotgun sequence genome:
- the LOC122224962 gene encoding 40S ribosomal protein S24-like, with amino-acid sequence MGHIPVSVQECNIKIKKNLVWKQTVIDVLHPRKATVPEIEIQEKQAKMDKITPDAIFVFGFRTHFGGGETTGLSIIYCSLDDAQKNEPRHRLARHGLYEKKQTSRKQGKDHKNRIKKSGELQKPRLVQATSEPDIGQQKE; translated from the coding sequence ATGGGTCACATTCCTGTCTCTGTACAGGAAtgcaatattaaaattaaaaagaatttggtATGGAAACAAACGGTCATTGATGTTCTTCACCCCAGAAAGGCAACAGTACCTGAGATAGAAATTCAGGAAAAACAAGCCAAAATGGACAAGATCACACCAGATGCTATCTTTGTATTTGGATTCAGAACCCATTTTGGTGGTGGCGAGACAACTGGCTTAAGCATAATTTATTGTTCCTTGGATGATGCACAGAAAAATGAACCCAGGCATAGACTTGCAAGACATGGCCTGTATGAGAAGAAACAGACCTCCAGAAAACAGGGAAAGGACCataagaacagaataaagaagtcAGGAGAACTGCAGAAGCCAAGGTTGGTGCAAGCAACAAGTGAGCCAGATATTGGACAACAGAAGGAATAA